TTAATTCTGCAAGCGTAACCGGTAATCTAGTGATTAGAGCCGGGTTTGCAGGAGTTGTAATTACATCATCCACAGGCGTGTTCACGCACTGCTCCACAGATGCAGAAAGGTTAGTATTCACACAATGTTGGTCTTTTTTCATTAATTAACCCTCCTTTTTTATAAGGTACACTTTATCCTATGCAGTTTTTAATAGAGAGCATAGATGAATGAGACAGTATATCAGTGGAATTTTGTACAAGGAATCACCATTTTTTCGTTTTTGTAAATCACAAATAGGTACGTGCACAGGAGCCCAGAAGGTGCATACGATTCACATAGAGGAGGTAGGGAGAATGGATAGAAAAAACTTTATTGCTGCCGATATAGGAAACAGCTGGTATAAGATCTTGGCGTCAGACAGCGGAGTCATTAACGAGTACCAAATCCCGAATGCCATTGCACTTTTCGACGAAGAGTTTTATGAACAGCCTTACGACGAAGAAGATGTCGAGCTTGAAGAGAACTTGATCGTTGAAGTGAAAAGTCCGGCCATCGTGGATAAGCGGGAAATTTACTACATCGGAAAAGGCGCCACAAGACAGCGGAATGTCAGCTTAACGTCGTTTAATAATCAGAAGGCGGAAGAAGACCGCACGTTTATCCTCCTGTTCGGTATGGCCGCCTATCACGCCTTGTTAGACAATCCCGGCGAGACCGATATCGATTATAAAATCGCTCAATTAGCCGTTTCGCTGCCTACGACACAGTATAAACAGAAGAAGCTGAAGCTGAAGGAGCAGTTAGTCGGCACTCATACCGTCATGTTTCATAAAGTGCCTGGACTTGATCAGGGCAAGGACATTGCTGTAAACATTCATATTGAAGATGTGATCGTCGGAGCCGAAGGGGCTTGTGCCTACATCGGCATGACGCGTGACCTTGAAACGTTGGAAATTACCGATGATGCACTCGTCAAAGATACACAAAAAGGCATCCTTATCGGGGACTTAGGCGGAGACTCGGTGGATTTCGTCGGTATTAAAAACAATAAGCCGGTCGCTTCCGTAGAGGGGGAACCATTCGGCATCAACCAGTTCCTTGATATCATTATCCAGAAGGTCAGTAAAAATGAACTGTACAAATTCGATTCGCGGGCGGAGCTGGAAGAAAAATTAGCAGCCGGCCAGCCGGAATGGTATGTGGAGCCTTTTGCCGGGGTGAGAAAAGACATCAGCAAATACATTCTTCCCCAGCTGAAGTCCATGGCTATCAAATATTTGGAGTTGTTTGACCGGGTGAGAAACAGCTCCAGTGAAATTAAAGGAGCGGCCAGGTATGTGGCGGTCGGCGGCGCAGCCAAGCTTGCCCAGCGGCAGATTCAGGAGGCTGCGGTCAAATGGCGGGACAAAGGCCGTCCAATTGAATTAATGTTCCCTGAAGATCTTGATAAATTGAACGTCACCGGGCTGCTCATCCTTGCCCAGCTGCACGATCTTAAGAAGAAGCATGCGCAGGAAGCTAACGGGCTCGCCGCTGCTAAAGGGTGACGGAGATGGCTGAATTCATCGATTACGTCAATCGCGCCGCTGTACCGAAGCTTGAGGAATATATTGATATTAAGACCGGCGATACTCGTCAAATATCACAGGAAGTGCAGGACCAGCTGGACTATCATGCCAAAAACAGCACCCTCATCCATTTACTGTACTCAGCCCTTGATCATTACTTCAGCAAAGGTCAGCCGTCTGTGAGTACGGATCATCCGGATATTTTTAAAGAATTATCGATCATTAAAGGACTGCTGCAGCAAGGCGCCTACATCCCGGCTCAGTCGCGGAAGCAGGGGAAACCGTCCCGGGTTACGACAACGCCGCAGTCCTTAAGCATGGAAGAAGTGGAAGAAGTACTGGAAGCGTTTATCGGGTAAATGAATCCGGGTGTAAGCTGTGTCAGGCTTACACCCGGTTAAAAAAAGCTTTATCCCAGCAGGTAAAGCTTCTTTTTTTTTTGATTCCATTTTTGTACAATATTTCACAATAAAGGATAAGGAAGGAATTTCCACAGAGTGTATCGAAATAAAAAGATGCATACGGAAAGGAGCGTGGCCGGGTGGATATCCGTTTTCAAAAAGCAGGCATGAAATTCAACTTCCGGGCAGTAGGGGTGCTGGTCGAACAGGAGCATGTGCTCGCCCACAAGCTGATTGGAGAAAACCATTGGTCGCTCCCTGGCGGCGGAGTGGAGCTTGGGGAACCGAGCAGTGAGAGTGTCGTCCGGGAGCTTAAGGAGGAGCTTGGCATTGACGTCAAGGCGATCCGGATGCCGTGGGTCGTCGAGAATTTTTTTGAATACAAAGGGACGCCTGTCCATGAAATCGGGATGTATTTCCTGCTGGAAACAGAAGAGGAGCATGTCCGCAAGGGGCCGTTTCTCGGTCTTGAAGGCGATCAGCTCATCTATGAGTGGATCCCGCTTGAGCAATGCGGACAAGTGAATCTCCAGCCCGAATTTCTCGCCGCAGAACTAACGAAAATTCCGGAGTCGACGGAACACGTCACTGTTAAGCACCGCGTTTTAAAATAAGCAGCAAAAAGGGCAAATGGAGGGAGGTTTCCATTTGCCCGCTGAATTCATTAATGAACTTGGGATGCGTTCTGTGTTTGCACTTTTCTTGATTTCATATATTTAAAGTAAAACATGGCGGCAGCGCTCATGTGTACGAGATAAAGGACGGCGAAAATATCTTGATGGGACGTTTGCGTATTAAAATATTCAGCGCCCCAGATAAAAGCGGTTAGGAA
This Halobacillus salinarum DNA region includes the following protein-coding sequences:
- a CDS encoding ParM/StbA family protein, which encodes MDRKNFIAADIGNSWYKILASDSGVINEYQIPNAIALFDEEFYEQPYDEEDVELEENLIVEVKSPAIVDKREIYYIGKGATRQRNVSLTSFNNQKAEEDRTFILLFGMAAYHALLDNPGETDIDYKIAQLAVSLPTTQYKQKKLKLKEQLVGTHTVMFHKVPGLDQGKDIAVNIHIEDVIVGAEGACAYIGMTRDLETLEITDDALVKDTQKGILIGDLGGDSVDFVGIKNNKPVASVEGEPFGINQFLDIIIQKVSKNELYKFDSRAELEEKLAAGQPEWYVEPFAGVRKDISKYILPQLKSMAIKYLELFDRVRNSSSEIKGAARYVAVGGAAKLAQRQIQEAAVKWRDKGRPIELMFPEDLDKLNVTGLLILAQLHDLKKKHAQEANGLAAAKG
- a CDS encoding NUDIX hydrolase, producing MDIRFQKAGMKFNFRAVGVLVEQEHVLAHKLIGENHWSLPGGGVELGEPSSESVVRELKEELGIDVKAIRMPWVVENFFEYKGTPVHEIGMYFLLETEEEHVRKGPFLGLEGDQLIYEWIPLEQCGQVNLQPEFLAAELTKIPESTEHVTVKHRVLK